Proteins encoded in a region of the Nicotiana tomentosiformis chromosome 9, ASM39032v3, whole genome shotgun sequence genome:
- the LOC104112856 gene encoding uncharacterized protein, producing MGEKDSEGTESATTSEDVENSDKGEKLKGLADNSSKKICGFDSSFDISGKSLDFPLLEGVEEGGGGEVEGLYMYKNVFNLIPKSIGALGKVKILKFFGNEVNLFPIGELRNLAELESLQVKVSLPGMSGLDLNKLKCLKELELCKVPSRPSAFPLLRDITGLKRLTKLSVCHFSIRYLPPEIGCLSNLEYLDLSFNKMRNLPVEITHLNSLLSLKVANNKLIEVPPGVSSLQRLENLDFSNNRLTSLENLDLLSMYNLQRLNLQHNKLFRCCSIPSWVCCNLEGNCIDLSSSSSEMDVLEDYDQETSENLQNGASITSSGHLCGSSPIHRCFRPQKSKRWKRQHYLQQRARQERLNNSRKCVACKHSVLVDESLVEGPSNIVDDDADDKELLTEEAECKDSVANVVDEDSRKEKHYVDRCSCVPDSIGTSIDSHSSCKKCDASVGSLSHAADVVEESSSPEVSNIPPKSKRHLDGVIDNPKPCKTRRPTDDSDLSCKYSMISFCGINDYLPDGFYDAGRDRPFMSLRSYEQNLHLDSREVILVDRQRDEMLDAIALRAQALILHFKQINGLFRDREHVAIDNLQIASLLALLVSDHFGGSDRSTIVQRARKTVSGSNYSKPFVCTCPTGNDDTTSIVTKDSPSGLGDILFLDLCEKALRSIKSRQNSIVVPIGSLQFGVCRHRALLMKYLCDRIEPHISCELVRGYLDFSPHAWNVIVVKRGESWVRMIVDACRPLDIREETDPEYFCRYVPLSRINVPVVPDGIPGQVSSYPSLSGSDEIDKAPSSTLVQCKFGSLETVAKVRTLEVSRSSADEIKNFEFKCIGEVRVLGVLNSSCIVKYYGHQISSRWAPSSDSSSECRTLQSAIFMEHIKGGSLKKYVDKLSNAGEKRLPVELSVFIARDVASALTELHSRHIIHRDIKSENILIDVDKKRADGTPTVKLCDFDMAIPLRSYLHTCCIAHAGIPSPDVCVGTPRWMAPEVFQAMNKRNIYGLGVDIWSFGCVLLELLTLQLPYSELSELDIHNSLQVGNRPQLPEELEVMATSSKAELEDLAKSCSGSDLDKQQSESHILRFLVSIYRWCTEKDPDDRPTAENLYNVLLTCANSLPLQSQEEGSKSIR from the exons ATGGGTGAAAAAGATTCAGAAGGCACTGAAAGTGCCACAACATCGGAGGATGTTGAAAATTCTGATAAAGGCGAAAAATTGAAGGGTTTAGCGGacaattcaagcaaaaagataTGTGGTTTTGATTCAAGTTTTGATATTTCTGGGAAAAGTTTGGATTTTCCATTATTGGAAGGTGTTGAAGAGGGTGGTGGTGGGGAGGTTGAGGGTTTGTACATGTACAAGAATGTATTTAATTTGATTCCTAAGTCAATTGGTGCACTTGGGAAAGTTAAGATACTTAAATTCTTTGGGAATGAGGTTAATTTGTTCCCAATTGGAGAGTTGAGGAACTTAGCTGAATTGGAGAGCTTGCAAGTGAAGGTGTCATTGCCTGGGATGAGTGGATTGGATTTGAATAAGCTGAAGTGTTTGAAAGAATTGGAGCTTTGTAAAGTTCCTTCTAGACCTTCAGCTTTCCCTCTTTTAAGAGATATTACTGGTCTTAAACGTCTTACTAAGCTCTCTGTCTGTCATTTTTCTATCAG ATACCTGCCTCCAGAAATTGGCTGTCTCAGTAATTTGGAGTACCTAGATCTTTCATTCAATAAGATGAGGAATTTACCTGTTGAGATAACTCATCTGAACTCATTACTGTCACTGAAAGTTGCTAATAATAAATTGATTGAAGTACCTCCGGGGGTGTCTTCTCTGCAAAGATTAGAGAATTTGGACTTTTCTAACAATAGATTGACGTCGTTGGAGAATCTTGATCTCCTTTCAATGTATAATCTGCAGAGACTCAATCTTCAG CACAATAAGCTTTTTAGGTGTTGTTCTATTCCTTCATGGGTATGCTGCAATTTGGAGGGGAATTGCATAGATTTGTCCAGTTCATCGTCTGAAATGGATGTGCTTGAAGATTATGATCAGGAAACCTCTGAGAATTTGCAAAATG GAGCTTCTATCACATCGTCGGGTCATTTATGTGGCTCATCACCCATTCATCGATGTTTTCGACCTCAAAAATCCAAGAGATGGAAGCGGCAGCATTATTTGCAACAGAGAGCTCGTCAAGAACGACTAAATAACAGCAGAAAATGCGTCGCCTGCAAACATTCTGTGCTAGTTGATGAATCTCTGGTGGAAGGCCCGTCAAACATAGTGGATGACGATGCTGATGATAAAGAACTCTTGACTGAAGAGGCTGAGTGCAAAGACTCTGTAGCTAATGTTGTTGATGAAGATAGCAGAAAGGAGAAGCATTATGTTGACAGATGTTCATGTGTTCCTGACTCCATTGGGACAAGCATAGATAGTCATAGTAGCTGTAAAAAATGTGATGCTTCAGTAGGTTCTCTTTCTCATGCTGCTGATGTTGTCGAGGAAAGCTCGTCTCCCGAGGTGTCTAATATTCCTCCAAAATCGAAAAGGCACCTCGATGGGGTCATTGATAATCCAAAACCATGCAAAACCCGCAGACCAACAGATGATTCAGATTTATCCTGCAAATACAGCATGATATCTTTCTGCGGTATTAATGATTATTTACCGGATGGCTTTTATGATGCCGGACGAGATCGGCCATTTATGTCGCTTAGGAGTTATGAGCAGAATTTGCATCTTGATTCGCGGGAAGTCATTTTAGTTGACAG ACAAAGAGATGAAATGCTGGATGCCATTGCTCTACGTGCTCAAGCACTGATCCTTCATTTTAAGCAGATAAATGGTTTGTTCAGAGATAGAGAACATGTTGCTATAGACAACTTGCAAATTGCATCATTGCTTGCACTTTTAGTGTCGGATCATTTTGGTGGAAGCGATAGAAGTACTATTGTTCAGAGGGCAAGGAAAACAGTATCTGGGTCGAACTACAGCAAGCCTTTTGTCTGCACATGCCCTACCGGAAATGATGACACTACCAGCATAGTCACAAAAGACAGTCCTAGCGGCTTAGGAGATATACTTTTCCTTGATCTTTGTGAGAAAGCACTTCGCTCCATAAAATCAAGGCAAAATTCTATTGTTGTTCCTATTGGTAGTTTGCAGTTTGGTGTATGTAGGCATAGGGCCTTGCTTATGAAG TACCTGTGTGACCGAATAGAACCTCATATATCTTGTGAGCTTGTTAGGGGTTATTTGGATTTTTCGCCACATGCATGGAACGTGATTGTGGTAAAGAGGGGTGAATCATGGGTTCGAATGATAGTGGATGCGTGCCGTCCCCTTGATATCAGAGAAGAGACAGATCCGGAATATTTTTGCAG GTATGTGCCATTGAGCCGGATAAATGTTCCTGTTGTGCCAGATGGTATTCCTGGTCAAGTTAGTTCTTATCCTTCTCTATCCGGTTCTGATGAAATCGATAAAGCTCCTTCCTCAACCCTCGTCCAGTGTAAATTCGGATCGCTTGAGACTGTGGCAAAG GTGCGGACTTTAGAGGTATCCAGGTCCTCCGCGGATGAGATTAAGAATTTTGAGTTTAAATGCATTGGAGAAGTTAGGGTGTTGGGTGTCTTAAACAGTTCATGCATTGTCAAATATTATGGTCATCAAATATCTTCAAGATGGGCTCCTTCATCAGATAGCAGTTCAGAATGCCGTACTTTGCAGTCTGCTATTTTCATGGAGCACATAAAAGGGGGTTCACTAAAG AAATATGTTGATAAGCTATCTAATGCTGGTGAGAAGCGTCTTCCAGTTGAGCTGTCGGTATTTATTGCTCGAGATGTGGCAAGTGCATTGACAGAGCTgcattctaggcatatcatacaTCGTGATATAAAAAGTGAAAACATCCTAATAGATGTGGATAAGAAGAGAGCTGACGGTACCCCTACAGTAAAGCTATGTGACTTTGATATGGCAATTCCACTTCGTTCTTACTTACATACTTGCTGCATTGCCCATGCTGGAATTCCTTCACCAGATGTTTGTGTTGGTACACCGCGTTGGATGGCTCCTGAGGTGTTTCAGGCTATGAATAAGCGCAACATCTATGGTTTG GGTGTTGATATTTGGTCCTTTGGGTGCGTCCTCCTGGAGTTATTAACGCTGCAACTTCCTTACTCAGAGTTGTCTGAATTAGATATCCACAATTCTCTTCAG GTGGGTAATCGGCCACAACTACCTGAAGAACTAGAGGTAATGGCCACATCATCCAAAGCAGAGCTGGAGGATCTAGCAAAGTCTTGTTCTGGCTCCGACCTAGACAAGCAACAATCTGAATCTCATATCCTGAGATTTCTCGTTTCTATTTACCGTTGGTGTACCGAGAAGGATCCAGACGACCGTCCCACAGCAGAGAACCTCTACAATGTCTTGCTTACCTGTGCTAACTCTCTCCCTCTACAGAGTCAAGAAGAAGgatcgaagtccatcagatga